A part of Helicobacter ibis genomic DNA contains:
- a CDS encoding DUF815 domain-containing protein — translation MNLAWDFDRYNATIYRSSGYLHEVVDIDSKPLESFFNLDREIEILKRNTELFLFCDDGLNVLLWGARGCGKSSLIKSIFNKYQSHGLKICQILKHDIEKLPEILDFLRTTQYKIIIFCDDISFESSSKEYKMLQTILEGSIERFPQNILIYATTNKKHLSINENSDTYGFSGDDESISLSDRFPIKLSFYSYGSLEFLELISLKLKRDEFESIKQKALNYAAQVGSKSPRVAMQFLELYKNNLLELI, via the coding sequence ATGAATCTAGCTTGGGATTTCGATAGATACAATGCTACTATATATCGTTCTAGTGGATATTTGCATGAGGTAGTAGATATAGATTCAAAACCTTTGGAATCTTTTTTTAATTTAGATAGAGAAATTGAAATACTAAAGAGAAATACAGAATTGTTTTTATTTTGTGATGATGGATTAAATGTATTGTTATGGGGTGCTAGAGGTTGTGGTAAAAGCTCACTTATAAAATCGATATTTAATAAATACCAAAGTCATGGTTTAAAGATATGTCAGATTCTAAAACACGATATAGAAAAGCTACCTGAAATACTGGATTTCTTACGAACCACACAATATAAAATAATAATTTTTTGCGATGATATAAGCTTTGAATCTAGCTCCAAAGAATACAAAATGCTACAAACCATACTAGAAGGAAGTATAGAAAGATTCCCACAAAACATACTAATATATGCCACAACAAACAAAAAACATTTGTCAATTAATGAAAATTCCGATACATATGGCTTTAGTGGAGACGATGAATCTATCTCACTAAGCGATAGATTCCCAATTAAACTTAGCTTCTACTCTTATGGGAGCTTGGAGTTTTTAGAATTAATTTCCCTAAAACTTAAGAGAGATGAATTTGAATCTATAAAACAAAAAGCACTAAATTATGCTGCACAAGTTGGCTCTAAAAGCCCTAGAGTTGCTATGCAATTTTTAGAATTGTATAAAAATAATTTACTTGAATTAATTTAA
- the galU gene encoding UTP--glucose-1-phosphate uridylyltransferase GalU, which yields MIKKCLFPAAGYGTRFLPFTKAMPKEMLPIVNKPLMQYGVEEAMSAGIYNMAIVTGRGKRAIEDHFDISYELEHQIKGTDKEIYLNDIRKILNTCSFSYTRQIEMKGLGHAILTGENLIGNEPFAVLLSDDLCDNNGDSVLKQMCKIYEKYRCSIVAVEEVEINEVSKYGVISGKKIDNNIIVVDNMMEKPNKEEAPSNLAVIGRYILTPDIFQILKNTKPGKNGEIQITDALLEQCKNGMVLAYKFNGTRYDCGSVDGFIKATNVFYQKYKG from the coding sequence ATGATTAAAAAATGCCTTTTTCCTGCTGCTGGATATGGAACTAGATTCTTGCCATTTACAAAAGCAATGCCAAAAGAAATGCTACCAATAGTAAATAAACCACTAATGCAATATGGAGTAGAAGAAGCCATGAGTGCTGGCATATATAATATGGCGATAGTTACAGGAAGGGGCAAAAGAGCCATTGAAGATCACTTTGATATAAGCTATGAGCTAGAACACCAAATAAAAGGCACTGATAAAGAAATATATCTAAATGACATTAGAAAAATACTAAATACCTGTTCGTTCTCATATACAAGACAAATAGAGATGAAAGGCTTAGGACATGCCATACTAACTGGTGAAAACCTAATAGGCAATGAGCCTTTTGCTGTATTATTAAGCGATGACTTATGTGATAACAATGGTGATTCTGTATTAAAACAAATGTGCAAAATATATGAAAAATATCGTTGCTCAATAGTAGCTGTAGAGGAAGTTGAAATAAATGAAGTAAGCAAATATGGGGTAATATCTGGCAAGAAAATAGATAATAATATAATAGTAGTCGATAATATGATGGAAAAACCAAACAAAGAAGAAGCACCAAGCAATCTAGCAGTAATAGGTAGATATATACTAACACCAGATATATTTCAGATTCTAAAAAATACAAAGCCGGGTAAAAATGGTGAGATTCAAATCACAGATGCATTATTAGAACAATGCAAAAATGGCATGGTTCTAGCATATAAATTTAATGGAACAAGATATGATTGCGGAAGCGTAGATGGGTTTATAAAAGCTACAAATGTGTTTTATCAAAAATACAAAGGATAA